From Cercospora beticola chromosome 6, complete sequence, a single genomic window includes:
- a CDS encoding uncharacterized protein (antiSMASH:Cluster_5): protein MNIDGGFRPDFAPAWMWLMCFLVGRAIDKYCRSVLTVGFGHLLLCRIHPSSSTTFSYAKMTSTAQRAFNQLSLTRLPCSSPLRLGKSVAQTRTRPDAGERRQTEPVRSDVVGAKNGESRDTSRDDHDLGKHKQSSEELVWWKATSLESPGLVESFRKEDIHQNRSMDRR, encoded by the exons ATGAACATCGACGGCGGTTTTCGTCCAGACTTCGCACCTGCATGGATGTGGCTCATGTGCTTCCTCGTAGGCAGGGCGATTGACAAGTACTGTCGATCTGTACTGACTGTAGGCTTTGGTCATCTTCTGCTCTGCCGCATTCAtccctcttcctccacaaCCTTCAGCTACGCAAAGATGACTTCCACTGCGCAGAGAGCTTTCAATCAATTGTCGTTGACCAGACTGCCGTGTTCCTCGCCGTTGCGCTTAGGCAAGAGTGTTGCGCAGACAAGAACCAGGCCAGATGCTGGTGAACGGCGACAAACAGAGCCGGTGAGATCCGACGTGGTTGGTGCCAAGAATGGAGAGAG TCGAGACACCAGTAGGGACGACCACGATCTCGGCAAACACAAGCAAAGCTCTGAAGAGCTAGTTTGGTGGAAAGCCACGTCGCTCGAGTCTCCGGGGCTTGTTGAATCGTTTCGGAAAGAGGATATACACCAGAATCGGTCGATGGATCGGAGGTGA
- a CDS encoding uncharacterized protein (antiSMASH:Cluster_5), translating to MTTAPSGVQQYAARYFDASPTWFRWNKLSAADVYKLREEPGFRGQNVWFWLNHPIQFVRIVGFVCQIDQVAGGRYILMTVDDGSGANIEVKLERPVAYREQNGAVYSSKTSLDNVEVMSHFGLPVLIIGKATVDMGTVIIAEGKVESYNQSRQIIALRLGLVKDTNEEAIHWSKVADWKIRVLNKPWVLSSDQRTAIDAKLIEAERVTEQQSRRRKKKYAKLEELRRRHEEKIEAKRKQRTEYYNQGALPGSHILKMPWDD from the coding sequence ATGACCACCGCTCCCTCGGGTGTTCAACAGTATGCTGCCCGCTACTTTGATGCCTCGCCAACCTGGTTCCGCTGGAACAAGCTCTCCGCCGCCGATGTCTACAAACTTCGCGAAGAGCCTGGCTTCCGCGGGCAAAATGTCTGGTTTTGGCTGAACCACCCTATACAGTTCGTGCGAATTGTCGGATTTGTGTGCCAGATCGATCAAGTGGCCGGAGGAAGATACATTCTCATGACTGTCGACGACGGGAGTGGCGCCAACATTGAGGTCAAGTTGGAGCGGCCCGTGGCATATCGGGAGCAGAACGGAGCAGTCTACTCTAGCAAGACAAGTCTCGACAATGTCGAAGTCATGTCACACTTCGGATTACCTGTATTGATCATTGGCAAAGCGACAGTCGACATGGGCACAGTCATCATTGCTGAAGGGAAGGTGGAGAGCTACAACCAATCTCGCCAAATCATCGCTCTTCGTCTTGGACTGGTCAAAGATACCAATGAGGAAGCGATACACTGGTCCAAGGTCGCAGATTGGAAGATAAGAGTCTTGAACAAGCCTTGGGTGCTGTCATCAGACCAGAGGACAGCCATCGACGCGAAGTTGATCGAGGCAGAAAGGGTGACAGAGCAGCAGTCGCGACGACGTAAGAAAAAGTACGCAAAGCTCGAAGAGCTGAGGAGGCGGCATGAGGAGAAGATcgaggcgaagaggaagcagcGCACCGAGTACTACAATCAAGGTGCACTCCCAGGTTCACATATTCTCAAGATGCCCTGGGACGACTGA